The nucleotide window GCGAACGCGTGCCCTTGGAGGAAGCCCGTCAACGCATTCCACAATGGATTTCCAAGTATTCCTATCCCGCGAAGCCCTGAGCGATTTGGAGCACATCGTTGCTTACATTGCGCTTCACAATGCCACTGCGGCAGAACGCATGGGGCACCTGCTACTCAATGCGGCACTGTCCCTCAACACCTTTCCGGAACGGGGCCGCGTCGTGCCTGAGTTTCAGCGTCCCGATTTACGTGAAATCATGGTTCGCTCTTACCGCCTCATTTACCGGCTGAACCACGAGGGCAAGCGGTTGGAAGTCGTGCGGTTTTGGCATGCGGCGCGAGGCTTCCCACACATTCCCCATTGAACCCGAACGCGGAACCCTTGATTTCGGAATGCGGATTGCGGAATGAATCCAAAATACCCAACATGGCAAAATAATTGACCTGAACACTGATGACTGGTCACTGATCACTCCCTCCCAGCTCCTATCTCCTGCATATCATTTTTCTGCCGGTTTATATTTCTGCAAAAGGAATTTGTTCCCAATTTTTATGGCATGTTGTTTTTTTGGGGGAAATACTTGATTCCTATGGCCATGTCATGCTAGACGTGGACTAAGCGACATAAATCACCTAAATGATTACCTATAATGTGCGGGGAAC belongs to Verrucomicrobiota bacterium and includes:
- a CDS encoding type II toxin-antitoxin system RelE/ParE family toxin — translated: MDFQVFLSREALSDLEHIVAYIALHNATAAERMGHLLLNAALSLNTFPERGRVVPEFQRPDLREIMVRSYRLIYRLNHEGKRLEVVRFWHAARGFPHIPH